In the genome of uncultured Sphaerochaeta sp., the window AGTCAACACGGCTGTGACCGGTGAGCAGGCGTTCCATCAAGCTGGCTGCACTCATTTCCAGGGAGAAAAAGGCAACACGATACTTCTTCTTGACAATCATATTGAGAGTCAAGGAGAGAGCGAAGGCCGTCTTACCGATGGAAGGTCGGGCACCGACAATGATGAATTCCTGCTTTTTCAATCCGCCGGTGATGGAATCGAGGGGGGCATACCCCGTCTCAAACCCATTCTTGATACCACTGGTCGAGCGCATCTCGATATCATTGATGGTCGTGGTGATGAGATCCTTGATACTGTAGTAGTTGTCACTACCGGCAGTCTCATTGCTCAGTTTGGAGAGCGATTGCTCCCCTTCATCTATCACCTTCTGGATATCATGCGACTCATCAAAGGCATTGTCTTTCAGCTTGGAAGCAAACAAGAGCAGTTTGCGTCTCTGGCTGAGAGCCTTGAGGATTTTTGCATAATACGCGGCATTCGTCGTGGTGGGAACATCGCTGGTGAGGGTGGAGATATAGGAGAGCCCGCCACATTGATCAACCAAACCCTTGCGTTTGAGAAACGCACTGAGGGTAATCAGATCAAGTGTTTCCGAGCTCTCCTGGCGAAAGGTGACGATGGCGCCGAACAGTTGCTGGTGTGCTACCTTGTAGAAGTCATCCTTACCCAAGAAGTCAGTCACTTCAACAAGGACTTTCTCGTTGAGCAGAATCGCTCCCAGCACCGCGCGCTCCGCTTCCTCGTTCTGAGGAGGGACACGCCCCAGCATACTGTCATTCGCCATACGCTTACTCAGTCACTTCTGTAGTTGCAGCAGCCTCAGCAGCAGCGGCCTTTGCAGCTTCCGC includes:
- the dnaB gene encoding replicative DNA helicase produces the protein MANDSMLGRVPPQNEEAERAVLGAILLNEKVLVEVTDFLGKDDFYKVAHQQLFGAIVTFRQESSETLDLITLSAFLKRKGLVDQCGGLSYISTLTSDVPTTTNAAYYAKILKALSQRRKLLLFASKLKDNAFDESHDIQKVIDEGEQSLSKLSNETAGSDNYYSIKDLITTTINDIEMRSTSGIKNGFETGYAPLDSITGGLKKQEFIIVGARPSIGKTAFALSLTLNMIVKKKYRVAFFSLEMSAASLMERLLTGHSRVDFSHIRKATLKNSEMSAIIDASSSLYDAELYIQDTPNMKLMELRAQARRMKIEHDIQVIFIDYIGLIDAEADARIPRHEQISIISRSLKQLARELDVPVVCLSQVGRQADGVEPKLSDLRDSGSIEQDADVVILLHRDVGKNRTDDESEREKNNIQETKIIMAKNRNGETGVFSLAFVSNIVRFEEMEFSHKYVASNNPNA